The DNA segment CAGGATGCGGCTGCACTTTCCATGCGCGTTTAATTACCTTGGCGGCGTAACTGCCCTTGCCTTGGGCGGTCAAAGCCTGCGCAGCGGCGACTGCGGCAGGGATCAGGTCGGGCGACAGGCGATTTGCCTCGATCGCGGCCTCGCGCGCGCGGGGCAACTCGCCCTGTGCTGCCAGCTTATCCGCGTCTTGCAGGGCAAGGATCGCATCGCGTCTGCGCCAGACATCGCGCGGCAGAGTGCCCGAGGATTTCTTGATCATCAGCGTCTTGCGCGCACCGCTCCAGTCTTCGGCGTCGGTCTGCAACTGCAAAAGCGTGTTTTGCGTCGCCTCATGGGCGGGCTGCATTTCCAGCGCTTTCGCCGCAAGCGCGCGGGCTTTGTCCTTGTCGCCCTGATCCAGCTTCGAGCGGATCAACCCCTGCACCGCCACAAAGCGGCTGCGATTATCGCCCAGCAATGCCTTGTAGCGTTCCTCGGCCAAGGCGCTGTTGCCCTTGATCTCGGCAGCCTGTGCGACAAGCAGATTGGTCATTACGGGGCGGTTGAGAAGCTTATGCGCTTTCTCGGCCTTTGCGATGGCGGTTTTTCCATCCCCCTCGGCCTGCGCAACCATCGCCAGAAGCAGCGCATCAAGGCCGCGCTTTTCGCGGTTGCGCATAAAGAAACGCTGCACAGCCGTATCATCGCCATTCATGAACCGAAGCATCGCCATCGACAGGCCCAGCAATTTCAGCACCAGCCAAAGCGCGACAAGCAAGACCACCAAGGCAACAAGCGCCTGAATCGGACCCAGCACAAATTCCATATCCAGAATGCGCAACCCGACTGTCTGGTTGCTGTCCATCAACTGGCCCGCGCCATAGGCAATCGCAACAACCAGCATCACAAAGAGCAGGATCTTGATTAATGTCCAGAACATAGAGACTTCCTTACTCTGTCGTGATGGCGTTGGTCAGGTCAGGCAAAGCATTGCGCGCGGCAAGCCGCGCACGCGCTGCACCCAGCCAATCGCTCATGGCCGCCTGTGCGGTATCCGGCAATGCGTCAATCTCGGCAAGGGCACCGTCCAGATCGCCCGCTTCGAGTGCGGCGCCTGCGCGCGACAACACGGCATCGGGGTCATCCCCCTCGCGCGGCACGGTCGAGCGCGCGCCGACTTGCGCACGCAGGAAATTGGCCAAGCGGTCAGCGGTGCTATCGGTGGGCGCATCTTGCAAGGCGGCGCGCAAAGCGGCGCGCGCAGCTTCCGGATACGCGTCTTGCAACTCCTCAAGGGTTGCAATTCCCGACGCGGCGGGGGCGGTCAAATCCTCGGAAACGCTTACGCCCGCCTCTTGCAGACGCGCGACAGCATCGGCATAGGGGGCGCCTGTTTCAAGGGCTGCGCGCAAGCTGTCCAACCCGGATTGCGCCAAGGCCGTGTCAACTGCGGCTTCGGCCTCGGCCACGCGGCGTTCTGCCAGATCGCGCAAATCCGCCATATCAGCCGTGAGTGCGGCAATCTGTTCGTCGGCATCGCCAAATGCTGCGCGCAGGCTGCTCACCTCTTCGGCGACAGTTTCGGATTGCGCGGAAAGATCATCCAGACGGGCCTCTAGCGCGGACAGGTCTGTGTCCTCGCCAAGCTGTGCGCGCAATTGTGCAAGCTCGGCGTCAATATCGGCGCTTAACTCTGCCTCGGACGCGGCGGGCAGACCGGCAATCTGCGCGCGCAACTCGGCAATCTCCGCCTCCAATGCCTGCGTATCGGCGGCGGGTGGCACGGCCTCCAGCTCTGCCCGAAGGCTGGCCATTTCGCTTTTAAGTTGTGTCAGCTCGGTTGTGTCTGGTGTTTGCTGCGCCGTGAAATAGGCTGCGGCATACCCGATCCCCCCGGCAAGAACCCCCCCAAGCAACAAGGGAAACAACCCGCCTGAACGCTCTAGTGCAACTGGGGGCGGTGCGGTCGGCACAACTGTGTCAACTGGCGCGCTGTCGGTTGCGCCCTTTGAGGTCGGTGTCTCCTTGGCACCCGCTGATGCCGCATCCTTGTCAGATGGCGCAGCATTCGGATCGGGCTCGGTGGGTGTCGCCTTGCCCGCCATCGGCACCATTTCAGGCGTGTCGACATCGGTGCCACGGCTGTCTTTGCCAGCATCCGCGTCGGGCGATGCAGCCTTTGGCGCATCAGTAGGTGCGGGCGGAGAGATATCTTTTGCCAGTTGTGATTCGGTGGCCGTGGCGACGGACGCTTCGCTTTTCGCTGTGCGCGCACCCGGCTTTGGTTTGGGGTCTGGCGTGGTGCTGCTGTCTGGCGCTGTCTTGGGCGCATCTTTCGCGCCGCTTTCGGTGCTTTTGGCGCGGTCCGGTTGATCCGTCGCTTTTGGGTCTGGGGCGTTTGAGGGGTCCGATCCTGCCGTGTCAGAGCCTGTTGTTGACGGGCCGGTTGTCGACGGGCCTTTTTTGCTGGTCGTTCTACGCGCCAAATTCTTACCCTCACTCCCCTACGCCGTACTGTGACAGCAATATTCTTTCTCTTACCTTATCGCGGCTTTCCCAAAGGCTCAAGCGTCTGCTGCATAGTGGCCAGTGCATCGCACATGGATCGGGCATCTGGCCGCGCAGCGACATGACAACTTGCCAGCGGACTGATCGTTGCGGCATTGGCGGCAGCGGTGCTGATCGCAACCAAATGCAGCCGCGTGGGGAGGGGCGCAATCGCGGCGATCGCATCTGCAAGCAAGCGGCCGGAGCGTGGCGAAAAGACCGGCAAAACCACATGGCCCCCTTGGCGCAACCGCGCCATTGCTTGCGCGCTCAGCGGCTGTGCAACCTGTTCATAACAAACCACCGCAGAGGCGTCTTGTCCCTGTGCACGCAGTGCCGCCGCAATATCCGACGCTGCGTGCCGGCCCCGCAGATGAACAACCGGCGCGAGAGGGGGGCTGTGCGTCAAATCGTCCAACAGCGCGTTTGCATCCCCGCCCGACTGGTGCACTATAGCAAACCCTGCCGCGCGCGCCGCCTGCGCCGTGCGCGGCCCCACAGCCCAGACCACCCAGTCGCGCGCATCTGTCGCAAGGCTCAGGGCGCTGACCGCGTGCTGCGAGGTGAAGACGAGCGTGCGCGCGCCTGTCAGCGCGGCAACGTCCAAGGGCAGCAGAACAATCTCCAGCAAGGGGGCGCTCATAACCGACCCCCGCCAGCCCGCCGCCTGCGCCTGTTCTGCAAACCGCGCAGACTCGGTTTCTGGGCGCGTTAGCATAAGACATGGGCGCTGGGGCATGTTTCATCCAGTGTTTGCGCGGGCAAGTGGGGCCTGGGATTGTGCAGCCCTGATGCCAGTGGTAGCTGGAAATACGCGGCATTTGCA comes from the Roseinatronobacter monicus genome and includes:
- a CDS encoding COG4223 family protein, producing the protein MARRTTSKKGPSTTGPSTTGSDTAGSDPSNAPDPKATDQPDRAKSTESGAKDAPKTAPDSSTTPDPKPKPGARTAKSEASVATATESQLAKDISPPAPTDAPKAASPDADAGKDSRGTDVDTPEMVPMAGKATPTEPDPNAAPSDKDAASAGAKETPTSKGATDSAPVDTVVPTAPPPVALERSGGLFPLLLGGVLAGGIGYAAAYFTAQQTPDTTELTQLKSEMASLRAELEAVPPAADTQALEAEIAELRAQIAGLPAASEAELSADIDAELAQLRAQLGEDTDLSALEARLDDLSAQSETVAEEVSSLRAAFGDADEQIAALTADMADLRDLAERRVAEAEAAVDTALAQSGLDSLRAALETGAPYADAVARLQEAGVSVSEDLTAPAASGIATLEELQDAYPEAARAALRAALQDAPTDSTADRLANFLRAQVGARSTVPREGDDPDAVLSRAGAALEAGDLDGALAEIDALPDTAQAAMSDWLGAARARLAARNALPDLTNAITTE
- a CDS encoding heme biosynthesis protein HemY; translated protein: MFWTLIKILLFVMLVVAIAYGAGQLMDSNQTVGLRILDMEFVLGPIQALVALVVLLVALWLVLKLLGLSMAMLRFMNGDDTAVQRFFMRNREKRGLDALLLAMVAQAEGDGKTAIAKAEKAHKLLNRPVMTNLLVAQAAEIKGNSALAEERYKALLGDNRSRFVAVQGLIRSKLDQGDKDKARALAAKALEMQPAHEATQNTLLQLQTDAEDWSGARKTLMIKKSSGTLPRDVWRRRDAILALQDADKLAAQGELPRAREAAIEANRLSPDLIPAAVAAAQALTAQGKGSYAAKVIKRAWKVQPHPDLAAAFAAIEKDETPLQRKTRFEKLLRMHPDAAETKLLRAELLITTEDFPAARRALGDVYETDPTVRALTIMAAIERGEGADDAVVRGWLARALTAKRGPQWICSKCQHVHASWQAICDNCGAFDTLEWRDAPDSTGPSATQTELLPLIVGSLPKPVEPTEDEGGDVVEGDIEESTGSDKKTA
- a CDS encoding uroporphyrinogen-III synthase, which encodes MPQRPCLMLTRPETESARFAEQAQAAGWRGSVMSAPLLEIVLLPLDVAALTGARTLVFTSQHAVSALSLATDARDWVVWAVGPRTAQAARAAGFAIVHQSGGDANALLDDLTHSPPLAPVVHLRGRHAASDIAAALRAQGQDASAVVCYEQVAQPLSAQAMARLRQGGHVVLPVFSPRSGRLLADAIAAIAPLPTRLHLVAISTAAANAATISPLASCHVAARPDARSMCDALATMQQTLEPLGKPR